A part of Sulfurifustis variabilis genomic DNA contains:
- a CDS encoding diiron oxygenase, which yields MSRFPSSDDLTAHLAQSSTPYHDPVGRVRWDRLRVDQYWLPPEALSLHGLPEFMQLPELQRIRLSQYEFLNFLEAGLWLEGMFMERIARSLAHRSPDRVALRYRLHELREEAGHSLMFLELMERSGLYIPAHCRRSVPLAHLFGRYAPLESLAFWLAVLIGEEIPDRLNRYIRRHGQAVCPVVVDMSTAHMIDEARHINYARQLIDERLKDVRPWRSVGVRTVIQRLLRQFVSVFYYPAAPVYELAGLGPGRRWLAAARKNAHHLAFIESCVGPTLQLLRERGFDVRWRK from the coding sequence ATGTCCCGCTTTCCCTCGTCGGACGACCTCACGGCGCACCTTGCGCAGTCCAGCACGCCCTACCACGACCCGGTGGGCCGCGTTCGGTGGGACCGCCTGCGGGTCGACCAGTACTGGTTGCCCCCGGAAGCCCTGTCGCTCCATGGCCTGCCCGAGTTCATGCAGTTACCCGAGCTGCAGCGCATTCGCCTTTCGCAGTACGAGTTCCTCAACTTCCTGGAAGCCGGTCTCTGGCTCGAGGGCATGTTCATGGAGCGCATCGCGCGCTCGCTGGCCCACCGCTCGCCCGATCGCGTCGCGCTCCGGTACCGGCTGCACGAGTTGCGCGAGGAAGCAGGCCACAGCCTCATGTTTCTCGAGCTGATGGAACGAAGCGGGCTCTACATTCCGGCCCATTGTCGTCGGTCGGTGCCGCTCGCACATCTCTTCGGTCGCTACGCCCCTCTCGAGTCCCTGGCTTTCTGGCTCGCGGTGCTGATCGGCGAGGAGATTCCCGACCGGCTGAACCGCTATATCCGGCGTCACGGCCAGGCCGTGTGTCCGGTTGTCGTCGACATGAGCACGGCGCACATGATCGACGAGGCCCGTCACATCAACTACGCCCGGCAGCTGATCGACGAGAGATTGAAAGACGTGAGGCCGTGGCGAAGCGTCGGCGTGCGCACCGTGATACAGCGTCTCCTCCGGCAGTTCGTTTCGGTCTTCTACTACCCGGCCGCACCGGTGTACGAGCTGGCCGGACTCGGTCCGGGTCGCCGCTGGCTCGCCGCCGCGCGCAAGAACGCGCACCATCTCGCTTTCATCGAGTCCTGCGTGGGGCCGACACTGCAGCTGTTGCGAGAACGGGGTTTCGACGTGCGATGGCGGAAATGA
- the dnaX gene encoding DNA polymerase III subunit gamma/tau has product MSYQVLARKWRPRTFAELVGQSHVVRPLVNALERDRLHHAFLFTGTRGVGKTTIARILAKSLNCETGVTSQPCGKCSACVEVDEGRFIDLLEVDAASRTKVDDTRELLENVQYAPTRGRYKVYLIDEVHMLSGHSFNALLKTLEEPPPHVKFLLATTDPQKLPVTVLSRCLQFSLKRLSPDEIAAQLEKILEAETIAHDRDSIRLLARAADGSMRDGLSLLDQAIAFGGGQLNEADVRAMLGTIDQDAIDRVLSALSAGEARELLAVVRDVADHGIDCTGLLDEMLMALHRIALLQADPSLVAEDEAERLRPHAAAIGPEDVQLYYQIGLLGCRDLPLATDPRTGVEMTLLRMLAFRPAPASAGPERSQAGEGGRNTRADLARAPATAPSVSSATRPSPSTPAESPVVATTGDWAAIVEALGLAGLVRELANNTAPETLSNEMVSLVLDESCGQFLSKDREASLKQALDRHFGQSVRLSIRVGKPPAETPAQQRARSRDERQQAAVEAINSDPNVRALREKFNARVNPDTIKPAGTARQS; this is encoded by the coding sequence ATGAGCTATCAGGTGCTGGCACGCAAGTGGCGCCCGCGTACCTTCGCGGAGCTCGTCGGCCAATCCCACGTCGTCCGTCCGCTGGTCAACGCGCTCGAGCGCGATCGCCTGCATCACGCGTTTCTGTTCACCGGTACGCGGGGCGTCGGCAAGACGACCATCGCGCGGATCCTCGCGAAGTCGCTCAACTGCGAGACCGGCGTGACCTCGCAGCCGTGCGGGAAGTGCAGTGCCTGCGTCGAAGTGGACGAAGGCAGGTTCATCGATCTGCTCGAGGTCGACGCGGCCTCGCGCACCAAGGTCGACGACACGCGCGAGCTGCTCGAAAACGTCCAGTACGCGCCGACGCGCGGCCGCTACAAGGTGTACCTCATCGACGAGGTGCACATGTTGTCGGGCCACAGCTTCAACGCGCTCTTGAAGACGCTGGAAGAGCCGCCGCCCCACGTGAAGTTCCTGCTGGCGACTACCGATCCGCAGAAGCTTCCGGTGACGGTACTGTCCCGCTGCCTGCAGTTCAGCCTCAAGCGCCTCTCGCCGGACGAGATTGCAGCGCAGTTGGAGAAGATCCTCGAAGCCGAAACCATCGCTCACGACCGCGATTCGATACGGTTGCTCGCGCGCGCCGCCGACGGCAGCATGCGGGACGGGCTCTCTCTGCTCGACCAGGCGATCGCCTTTGGCGGCGGCCAGCTCAACGAAGCGGACGTGCGCGCGATGCTCGGCACCATCGACCAGGACGCGATCGACCGGGTGCTGAGCGCCCTGTCGGCAGGCGAAGCCCGGGAGCTCCTGGCGGTCGTGCGGGACGTGGCGGATCACGGGATCGACTGCACGGGGCTGCTCGACGAGATGCTCATGGCGCTGCACCGCATCGCGCTTCTCCAGGCCGACCCGTCGCTGGTCGCCGAGGATGAGGCCGAGCGGCTGCGTCCGCACGCCGCCGCCATCGGCCCCGAAGACGTCCAGCTTTATTACCAGATCGGCCTGCTCGGGTGCCGGGATCTACCGCTCGCCACCGACCCGCGTACGGGCGTCGAGATGACCCTCCTGCGCATGCTCGCGTTTCGTCCGGCGCCGGCCTCCGCCGGACCCGAGAGGTCGCAAGCGGGCGAGGGCGGGCGGAACACGAGGGCCGACCTTGCGCGCGCGCCGGCCACCGCGCCGTCGGTCTCGAGCGCGACTCGGCCGTCACCCTCCACGCCGGCCGAATCGCCGGTCGTGGCCACGACCGGCGACTGGGCGGCCATTGTCGAGGCGCTCGGACTCGCCGGGCTCGTGCGCGAGCTCGCGAACAACACCGCGCCCGAGACGCTGTCGAACGAGATGGTCAGTCTGGTGCTCGACGAAAGCTGCGGGCAATTCCTCAGCAAGGACCGCGAAGCCAGCCTGAAGCAGGCGCTCGATCGGCACTTCGGGCAAAGCGTCAGGCTTTCGATCCGCGTCGGGAAACCGCCCGCCGAAACCCCGGCGCAACAGCGGGCGCGCTCGCGCGACGAGCGCCAGCAGGCGGCCGTCGAGGCGATCAACAGCGATCCAAACGTGCGCGCGCTGCGGGAGAAGTTCAACGCGCGCGTCAACCCCGATACCATCAAACCGGCAGGCACGGCGAGGCAGTCATGA
- a CDS encoding YbaB/EbfC family nucleoid-associated protein, producing MKGGLGNLMKQAQAMQENLRKAQEELASIEVTGNAGGGMVSITMTCRYDVKRVQIDPSLLSDDKEVLEDLVAAAMNDAVRKVEKATQEKMAGLSAGLNIPGLKLPF from the coding sequence ATGAAAGGCGGACTCGGCAATCTCATGAAGCAGGCGCAGGCGATGCAGGAGAACCTGCGCAAGGCCCAGGAAGAGCTTGCGTCGATCGAAGTCACCGGCAACGCCGGTGGGGGGATGGTGAGCATCACGATGACCTGCCGCTACGACGTCAAGCGCGTGCAGATCGATCCTTCGCTCCTGAGCGACGACAAGGAGGTCCTGGAGGACCTCGTCGCCGCGGCGATGAACGACGCGGTGCGCAAGGTCGAGAAGGCGACGCAGGAGAAGATGGCGGGACTGAGCGCAGGACTGAACATCCCGGGACTCAAGCTCCCATTCTGA
- the recR gene encoding recombination mediator RecR encodes MSDIPALEALKQALRRLPGVGPKSAQRMAFHLLERDREGARRIAQALSEAVERVIRCRRCNNFSESELCDICSSPRRDGSLLCIVESPSDLISLDQSGVYNGLYFVLMGRLSPLDGIGPEDIGIPRLEALLDEGGVKEVVLATNLTVEGEATAHYIGELVRQRNIKATRIAYGVPIGGELEYTDRMTLARALSGRREA; translated from the coding sequence ATGAGTGACATTCCTGCCCTCGAGGCCCTCAAGCAGGCGCTGCGCCGGCTGCCCGGCGTCGGCCCGAAGAGCGCGCAGCGCATGGCCTTCCACCTGCTCGAGCGGGACCGCGAAGGCGCGCGCCGGATCGCGCAGGCGCTCAGCGAGGCCGTCGAGCGTGTTATCCGCTGTCGCCGGTGCAACAACTTCAGCGAGTCGGAGCTGTGCGACATCTGCAGCTCGCCGCGCCGCGACGGCTCGCTGCTGTGCATCGTGGAGTCGCCCTCGGACCTGATCTCGCTCGACCAGTCGGGCGTGTACAACGGGCTCTACTTCGTGCTGATGGGCCGTCTCTCGCCGCTCGACGGCATCGGTCCGGAGGACATCGGGATCCCGCGGCTCGAGGCGCTGCTGGACGAAGGCGGGGTCAAGGAGGTCGTGCTCGCGACGAATCTGACGGTCGAAGGCGAAGCGACCGCGCACTACATCGGCGAGCTCGTGCGCCAGCGCAACATCAAGGCGACGCGCATCGCCTACGGTGTCCCCATCGGCGGCGAGCTGGAGTATACCGACCGCATGACCCTCGCCCGCGCCCTGAGCGGCCGGCGCGAGGCGTAG
- a CDS encoding SDR family NAD(P)-dependent oxidoreductase → MAEARVALITGGAQGIGRGIAERFLHDGLRVAMLDFDQEAGRETAAELGERGPVFYVPGDVGREEDVQRCIEAVLARYTRLDVLVNNAGTTRFKPLAEVSLAEWRHILDTNLTGAFLCAKYAEPHLRRARGAVVNIASTHALMSIPGAEAYAASKGGIVALTHALALSLGPDVRVNCVSPGWIDVSAWKKKSVRKPSAIGAEDQRQHPAGRVGRPEDVAAAVAYLVSTEAGFVTGANFVLDGGMTRKMVYV, encoded by the coding sequence ATGGCCGAGGCACGCGTCGCACTGATCACGGGCGGGGCCCAGGGCATTGGGCGCGGGATCGCCGAGCGCTTTCTGCACGACGGGCTGCGCGTCGCCATGCTTGATTTCGACCAAGAGGCCGGCCGCGAAACGGCCGCCGAGCTCGGCGAGCGCGGACCGGTATTCTACGTGCCCGGCGACGTCGGTCGGGAGGAGGACGTGCAGCGCTGTATCGAGGCGGTGCTGGCGCGCTACACGCGACTCGACGTGCTCGTCAACAATGCGGGCACAACGCGCTTCAAGCCGCTCGCGGAGGTGAGCCTCGCGGAATGGCGCCACATCCTCGATACGAACCTCACCGGCGCCTTTCTCTGCGCCAAGTACGCCGAGCCGCACCTGCGGCGGGCCAGGGGCGCGGTCGTCAACATCGCTTCCACCCACGCGCTGATGTCGATCCCGGGCGCGGAGGCCTATGCCGCGTCGAAGGGCGGAATCGTCGCCCTGACCCACGCGCTGGCGCTGAGCCTTGGCCCCGACGTGCGTGTGAACTGCGTGAGCCCGGGCTGGATCGACGTCAGTGCATGGAAAAAGAAGAGCGTCCGCAAGCCGTCCGCCATCGGCGCCGAGGATCAGCGGCAGCATCCGGCCGGCCGCGTCGGTCGCCCCGAAGACGTGGCCGCGGCCGTCGCCTATCTTGTTTCGACCGAAGCGGGATTCGTAACCGGCGCCAACTTCGTGCTGGACGGGGGAATGACGCGCAAGATGGTCTATGTCTAG
- a CDS encoding 4a-hydroxytetrahydrobiopterin dehydratase, whose protein sequence is MSDLKQEHCKPCEGGVDPLDRTAAQNLLSQARGWTLNDPATEISRTYSFKNFYETMAFVNALAWVAHKEDHHPDLEVGYKRCRVRYTTHAIKGLSMNDFICAAKVNDLIGE, encoded by the coding sequence ATGTCAGATCTCAAGCAAGAGCACTGCAAACCGTGCGAGGGCGGCGTCGATCCGCTGGACAGGACCGCGGCGCAGAACCTGTTGAGCCAGGCCAGAGGCTGGACGCTCAACGACCCGGCGACGGAGATCAGCCGGACGTACAGCTTCAAGAACTTCTACGAGACCATGGCGTTCGTGAACGCCCTCGCCTGGGTGGCGCACAAGGAAGACCATCACCCGGATCTCGAGGTCGGCTACAAGCGCTGCCGCGTGCGCTACACGACGCACGCGATCAAGGGCCTGTCGATGAACGATTTCATCTGTGCGGCGAAGGTCAACGATCTGATCGGCGAATAG
- a CDS encoding c-type cytochrome: protein MRVLPVATTLALAVLFLPPAVFSSALLPGDAGRGKSLHDAQCTACHDSSVYTRANRRVKSVEGLIGQVEFCNRNLGGKLSREQMNDLVQYLNQAYYKFE, encoded by the coding sequence ATGCGCGTTCTTCCAGTCGCCACGACGCTGGCCCTCGCGGTTCTCTTTCTTCCGCCCGCCGTGTTTTCGTCAGCCCTGCTGCCCGGCGACGCCGGTCGGGGAAAGTCGCTGCACGACGCGCAATGCACCGCCTGCCATGACAGCAGCGTGTACACGCGCGCGAACCGCCGCGTAAAGAGCGTCGAGGGCTTGATCGGCCAGGTCGAATTCTGCAACCGCAATCTCGGCGGCAAGCTGAGCCGCGAGCAGATGAACGATCTCGTGCAGTACCTGAACCAGGCGTACTACAAGTTCGAATAA
- a CDS encoding M48 family metallopeptidase, giving the protein MNTFTSIFLAVLGLMLATQLWLAWRHIRHVEARRQSVPGTFEGRIPLDAHRKAADYTVARTRLGQIDDAYGAVLLLVLTVGGGLSLLDRFWRALLDAEIAVGTLYLVSLFVILGLLELPLSLYRTFVIEQRFGFNRSTPALFASDLLKKFLLGLVLGAPLAAAALWLMQAMGSRWWLYVWALWMGFSLFMVWAYPALIAPLFNRFKPLERDALRSRLQSLLERTGFRSEGIFVMDSSRRTAHGNAFFTGFGRAKRVVFFDSLLDILDEKEVEAVVAHELGHFKLKHIAKRLLLMALVGLAALALLGWLIGQPWFYGGLGVSHPSNHAALALFLLVGPVFTFFLSPLLARSSRRHEYEADAFAARESDVQALINALVKLYKDNAATLTPDPLHSAFYDSHPPAAARIAHLLGKAA; this is encoded by the coding sequence ATGAATACGTTCACGTCGATCTTCCTCGCGGTTCTGGGACTGATGCTCGCGACCCAGCTGTGGCTGGCATGGCGGCACATCCGCCATGTGGAGGCCCGTCGTCAGTCCGTGCCGGGCACCTTCGAGGGCCGCATTCCCCTGGATGCGCACCGCAAGGCCGCCGACTACACGGTCGCGCGCACGCGTCTCGGGCAGATCGACGACGCCTACGGCGCGGTGCTGCTGCTCGTGCTCACGGTGGGCGGCGGGCTCTCCCTCCTCGATCGATTCTGGCGCGCGCTGCTGGACGCGGAGATCGCCGTCGGCACGTTGTATCTGGTGAGCCTTTTCGTGATCCTCGGCCTGCTGGAGCTCCCCCTCAGTCTTTACCGGACCTTCGTGATCGAGCAGCGTTTCGGCTTCAACCGCTCCACACCGGCCCTGTTCGCGAGCGACCTGCTCAAGAAGTTCCTGCTCGGTCTCGTTCTCGGCGCACCGCTTGCCGCCGCGGCGCTCTGGCTCATGCAGGCGATGGGCTCCCGCTGGTGGCTCTACGTCTGGGCGCTGTGGATGGGCTTCAGCCTGTTCATGGTCTGGGCCTATCCCGCTCTCATCGCGCCGCTTTTCAACCGCTTCAAGCCGCTGGAGCGCGATGCGCTGCGCAGCCGGTTGCAGTCCCTGCTCGAGCGCACGGGGTTTCGGAGCGAAGGCATTTTCGTCATGGACAGCTCGCGGCGCACCGCGCACGGCAACGCTTTCTTCACCGGCTTCGGCCGCGCCAAGCGCGTGGTGTTCTTCGACAGCCTGCTCGACATTCTCGACGAGAAGGAGGTCGAGGCCGTCGTCGCGCACGAGCTCGGTCACTTCAAGCTCAAGCACATCGCGAAGCGCCTGCTGCTCATGGCGCTCGTCGGCCTCGCCGCGCTCGCCCTGCTCGGCTGGTTGATCGGGCAGCCGTGGTTCTACGGCGGCCTCGGCGTCTCGCATCCTTCCAATCACGCGGCGCTCGCCCTGTTCCTGCTCGTCGGGCCCGTTTTCACGTTCTTCCTCAGCCCGCTTCTCGCGCGCAGCTCGCGCCGCCATGAGTACGAGGCCGACGCCTTCGCCGCGCGCGAAAGCGACGTACAGGCCCTCATCAACGCGCTGGTGAAGCTCTACAAGGATAACGCCGCGACGCTCACGCCCGATCCGCTGCATTCGGCGTTTTACGACTCGCACCCCCCGGCGGCGGCGCGCATCGCCCACCTGCTCGGCAAGGCCGCCTGA
- the orn gene encoding oligoribonuclease, producing MSQTRYGGLDPHALIWIDLEMTGLNPERDRIIEMATIVTDAALNVVAEGPVIAVHQPSELLDAMDDWNRRTHGASGLIDRVKASAVDEREAERLSLEFLGRYVSKNRSPMCGNSICQDRRFLARYMPELEAWFHYRNLDVSTLKELAARWRPDLAGGLVKKNTHRALDDIRESIEELRYYRDRFLRVEK from the coding sequence ATGTCCCAAACGCGTTACGGCGGGCTCGACCCGCACGCGCTGATCTGGATTGACTTAGAGATGACGGGGTTAAATCCGGAACGGGATCGCATCATCGAGATGGCCACCATCGTCACCGACGCGGCCCTCAACGTCGTCGCGGAAGGGCCGGTGATCGCGGTCCACCAGCCGAGCGAACTGCTCGATGCCATGGACGACTGGAACCGGCGCACGCACGGCGCGAGCGGCCTGATCGACCGAGTCAAGGCGTCCGCCGTCGACGAAAGGGAGGCCGAGCGGCTGTCCCTGGAGTTCCTCGGCCGGTACGTCTCGAAGAACCGCTCCCCGATGTGCGGCAACAGCATCTGCCAGGACCGGCGTTTCCTCGCCCGGTACATGCCGGAGCTGGAAGCCTGGTTTCACTACCGGAATCTCGACGTCAGTACCCTCAAGGAACTGGCCGCGCGCTGGCGTCCCGACCTGGCCGGCGGGCTCGTCAAGAAGAATACCCATCGTGCGCTGGATGACATCAGGGAATCGATCGAGGAACTGCGCTACTATCGCGACCGGTTCCTCCGGGTCGAGAAGTAA
- a CDS encoding Ig-like domain-containing protein, whose translation MRRSEAPRAACLGTLLILAACGSNGSGDGSVPGSGSGSGTGGGSEPDTTPPRVIETDPPADVVGVPLDHTLSATFSEVIDAGTVDETRFGLSASGVPVPGAVATSGRSVRFNPTQPLARSTAYTAVLSGAISDRAGNPLGEDVTWNFVAETDAWRATSTASAPEGRTRHTAVWTGSEMIAWGGETTNGRLTNTGGRYEPVNDIWAPTPQTGAPLARRDHTAVWTGTEMIVWGGEIDLGQVTNTGARHLPGSAGWAATADAPLSGVPLPRRHHTAVWTGTEMIVWGGETGGNQLTNTGGLYRPDQWTPTAHGAGSRAPFPRRHHSAVWTGEEMIVWGGEITGGQLTNTGGRYRPSTNTWSEIPVTNAPLARRDHTAVWTGSEMVVWGGTGDFGMLQDGARYDPGTNTWTLIPTTDAPTSRAAHTFVWTGYEMIVWGGRDSFDGLSGGRYRPLANVWRETAIPNAPLARTDHTAVWTGSEMIVWGGRRSDTLEPTSSGGRYAP comes from the coding sequence ATGCGGCGTTCGGAAGCGCCCAGAGCAGCGTGCCTCGGCACCTTGCTGATCCTCGCCGCATGCGGCAGCAACGGGAGCGGCGACGGGAGCGTACCAGGCAGCGGTAGCGGGAGCGGCACCGGCGGCGGCAGCGAGCCGGATACCACTCCGCCCCGCGTGATCGAAACCGACCCTCCTGCCGACGTCGTCGGCGTGCCCCTGGACCACACTCTGTCGGCTACCTTCAGCGAGGTCATCGACGCGGGGACCGTCGATGAGACACGCTTCGGTCTGAGCGCAAGCGGCGTACCGGTCCCCGGTGCCGTCGCGACCAGCGGTCGGAGCGTGCGCTTCAACCCGACGCAACCGCTGGCGCGCTCGACCGCCTACACTGCCGTGCTCAGCGGGGCGATCAGCGACCGCGCGGGCAATCCGCTCGGCGAGGACGTCACCTGGAACTTCGTCGCTGAAACGGACGCGTGGCGAGCGACATCCACCGCATCGGCGCCCGAGGGCCGCACCCGCCACACCGCGGTGTGGACGGGGAGCGAGATGATCGCGTGGGGCGGCGAAACGACGAACGGGCGGCTCACGAACACCGGCGGACGATACGAACCGGTGAACGATATCTGGGCGCCCACTCCGCAAACCGGCGCGCCCTTGGCGCGTCGCGACCACACCGCGGTATGGACCGGGACCGAGATGATCGTCTGGGGCGGCGAGATCGACCTCGGCCAAGTGACGAACACCGGAGCGCGTCACCTACCCGGGAGCGCCGGTTGGGCGGCGACCGCCGACGCTCCCCTGAGCGGCGTGCCGTTGCCCCGTCGACACCATACCGCCGTCTGGACGGGAACCGAAATGATCGTGTGGGGCGGCGAGACGGGGGGCAACCAGCTCACCAACACCGGCGGGTTGTATCGGCCGGATCAATGGACTCCGACCGCGCACGGCGCGGGCTCCCGCGCGCCGTTTCCCCGCCGGCATCACAGCGCCGTCTGGACCGGCGAAGAAATGATCGTATGGGGCGGCGAGATAACGGGAGGACAGCTGACGAACACCGGGGGGCGTTATCGACCGAGTACGAACACCTGGTCTGAAATTCCGGTAACGAATGCACCGCTGGCCCGCCGCGATCATACGGCGGTGTGGACCGGATCGGAGATGGTCGTGTGGGGAGGAACCGGCGATTTCGGGATGTTGCAGGACGGTGCGCGCTATGACCCGGGCACGAACACCTGGACCCTGATCCCGACGACCGACGCGCCGACGTCCCGGGCGGCTCACACGTTCGTCTGGACGGGCTACGAGATGATCGTATGGGGCGGGCGTGATTCCTTCGACGGGCTGAGCGGCGGGCGGTATCGACCGCTCGCGAACGTCTGGCGAGAAACGGCCATCCCGAATGCGCCGCTGGCGCGAACCGATCACACCGCGGTGTGGACAGGCAGCGAGATGATCGTCTGGGGCGGACGGAGAAGCGACACGCTCGAACCGACGAGCTCCGGCGGTCGTTACGCGCCCTGA
- the queG gene encoding tRNA epoxyqueuosine(34) reductase QueG has translation METANDAGTRRIGPDPGELARMIKGWGRELGFQHIGITDTDLTEAEAHLLDWLGRGWHGEMAWMGAHGTRRSRPDELVPGTLRVISARLDYLPAAAPARSVLEDPVAAFVSRYALGRDYHRVLRARLQKLAERIEARVGGFRYRVFTDSAPVLEKAIAEKAGLGWIGKHTNLINREAGSWFFLGEIYTDLPLPIDEPAANHCGTCRACLDVCPTRAIVAPYRLDARRCISYLTIELRGSIPEELRPLIGNRIFGCDDCQLVCPWNRFGRITGESDFAPRHGLDARRLVDLFAWTEDEFLKRTEGSAIRRTGYEGWLRNIAVALGNARATEDVVAALRSRSHHPSELVREHVQWALARLGQGA, from the coding sequence ATGGAGACCGCGAACGACGCCGGAACGCGCCGCATCGGGCCCGACCCGGGCGAGCTCGCCCGCATGATTAAGGGCTGGGGGCGGGAGCTCGGCTTTCAGCACATCGGCATCACCGACACCGATCTGACGGAGGCCGAAGCGCATCTCCTCGACTGGCTCGGGCGCGGGTGGCATGGCGAGATGGCCTGGATGGGTGCGCACGGGACGCGGCGCAGCCGCCCCGACGAGCTCGTCCCCGGCACGCTGCGCGTGATCTCCGCGCGCCTCGACTATCTTCCCGCGGCCGCACCCGCCCGATCGGTGCTCGAGGACCCGGTCGCCGCCTTCGTCTCGCGCTACGCCCTCGGCCGCGACTATCACCGCGTCCTGCGCGCCCGGCTCCAGAAGCTCGCCGAACGCATCGAGGCCCGGGTCGGTGGTTTCCGGTATCGCGTGTTCACCGACAGCGCCCCCGTGCTCGAAAAGGCGATCGCCGAGAAAGCGGGCCTGGGCTGGATCGGAAAGCACACGAATTTGATCAACCGCGAGGCCGGTTCGTGGTTCTTCCTCGGCGAGATCTATACCGACCTGCCGCTTCCGATCGACGAGCCGGCCGCCAATCACTGCGGTACCTGCCGCGCCTGCCTCGATGTCTGCCCGACGCGGGCGATCGTCGCGCCATACCGGCTCGATGCCCGTCGTTGCATCTCGTACCTCACGATCGAGCTGCGCGGATCGATTCCGGAGGAGCTTCGGCCGCTGATCGGCAACCGGATCTTCGGCTGCGACGACTGCCAGCTCGTGTGTCCCTGGAACCGCTTCGGGCGCATCACCGGCGAGAGCGACTTCGCGCCGCGCCACGGCCTCGATGCGCGGCGGCTCGTCGACCTGTTCGCGTGGACCGAAGACGAGTTCCTGAAGCGAACCGAGGGAAGCGCGATCCGGCGCACGGGCTACGAAGGGTGGCTGCGGAACATTGCGGTCGCCTTGGGCAATGCGCGCGCGACGGAGGACGTCGTCGCCGCACTGCGCTCGCGTTCCCACCACCCCTCGGAACTCGTTCGCGAGCACGTGCAATGGGCGCTCGCGCGGCTCGGTCAGGGCGCGTAA